The proteins below come from a single Chrysoperla carnea chromosome 1, inChrCarn1.1, whole genome shotgun sequence genomic window:
- the LOC123306041 gene encoding prolyl endopeptidase FAP: protein MVKMVDPTDLDDEKLVGSNPQERNWRGILIAVLVIIIVLALIVTSVVLLTPPDDGPRVKGRRFELHDILNHEFSPLRFNGSWVSSNCMIFKDVWGGISLLNASNLSIRTLMSNQTYRILNPAKFVLSPDHNYLLLAQNVKKLFRHSYLAQYTVYDIQNRQSYPLTVLPENKGHPYLLSAEWSPRPRGHGVIMVHDYDIYYREEPRSNTGYRITHTAVPGVVSNGVPDWLYEEEILSTNTAYWLSKDGHLLVYATFNDSLVEELKFPWFGNPEDGGNLYPDIRSLRYPRPGTPNPIVTLRVADLADPNNIGTKTVKPPDGMGPKQDLYFTAVTWVSLTEISVVWLNRPQNISMVTICKSPAWVCQETHKITGDGRGWVDVGEAPLFSPDGQTYVSIAPVRDGPAGHFRHIISVNIPKKRVLPLTHGRFEVTRILSWDHKNDLIYYLGIPEQKPGQQHLYRITSIPPRIGAPLKPPHCLTCEKGSHIGVFPGRSPPTANYYDMSGGEVSVVWGRRRTNTNERDWSGGGLPPLGGSDDDVTIPPTPAVMVRKKKKKVTPQPINLPCQFHNAIFSPVKVSYYVLECLGPGVPTSQLYATGMPQPKLLMHLQNNTYLKEKLSKMAQPQIKTFPVQISGGYHAQVRLHLPPGLREEEITKYPLVVQVYGGPGTQLVTDRWRIDWNTYLASKKDYIIAQIDGRGSGGQGYDFLHEVYYRLGTVEVADQLEVTEYLRDSLHFIDGRRVAVWGWSYGGFVASLALASSLNVFHCGIAIAPVTNWKLYDSAYTERYMGYPNVTANYKGYEEADVSQRAEQLRAHQLYLIHGSADDNVHIQQSMVLSRALASHSALFRQQIYPDESHNLGGVKRHLYMSMSHFLDDCFRKQVPPDIKAGLRNGGGYTN, encoded by the exons aaattagttGGATCAAATCCACAAGAACGTAATTGGCGTGGAATATTAATAGCTGTACTAGTTATCATTATTGTATTAGCATTGATAGTGACCAGCGTTGTTTTATTAACACCACCAGATGATGGACCAAGAGTTAAAGGTCGTAGATTTGAATTACATGATATATTAAATCATGAATTCTCACCATTACGTTTTAATGGTTCATGGGTATCAT caAATTGTATGATATTTAAAGATGTTTGGGGTGGAATTAGTTTATTAAATGCTTCCAATTTATCAATAAGAACATTAATGTCAAATCAAACATat agaaTATTAAATCCAGCCAAGTTTGTATTATCACCAgatcacaattatttattattagcacaaaatgttaaaaaactatttagacATTCATATTTAGCACAATATACTGTTTATGATATACAAAATAG acaaTCATATCCGTTAACAGTATTACCAGAAAATAAAGGCCATCCATATTTATTATCGGCTGAATGGTCACCACGACCTAGAGGTCATGGGGTCATCATGGTGCATGACTATGATATTTACTATCGTGAAGAGCCACGTTCTAATACTGGATATCGGATCACACATACAGCGGTACCAGGTGTTGTTAGTAATGGGGTTCCTGATTGGCTTTACGAAG AAGAAATATTAAGTACAAATACTGCATATTGGCTGTCCAAAGATGGTCATCTATTAGTTTATGCAACGTTCAATGATTCACTGGTGGAGGAACTTAAGTTTCCATGGTTTGGTAATCCAGAAGATGGTGGTAATCTATATCCAGATATACGTTCATTACGATATCCACGACCTGGAACACCAAATCCAATAGTCACGTTACGTGTAGCAGATCTAGCTGATCCAAATAATATTGGCACTAAGACTGTAAAGCCTCCAGATGGAATGGGGCCAAAACA ggATTTATATTTTACTGCAGTGACTTGGGTATCCTTAACAGAAATAAGTGTTGTTTGGTTAAATCGTCCACAAAATATATCTATGGTCACAATCTGTAAAAGTCCTGCATGGGTTTGTCAAGAG ACTCATAAGATAACTGGTGATGGTCGTGGATGGGTGGATGTTGGTGAAGCACCATTGTTTTCACCAGATGGTCAAACGTATGTTAGTATCGCTCCAGTACGTGATGGTCCAGCTGGTCACTTCAGACACATAATCAGTGTAAATATACCAAAGAAACGTGTGCTGCCATTGACGCATGGTCGTTTTGAAGTTACCAGAATTTTATCATGGGatcataaaaatgatttgat ATATTATTTAGGGATTCCAGAACAAAAGCCTGGCCAACAACATCTATACCGTATTACTTCGATACCGCCTCGAATTGGTGCCCCCTTGAAGCCCCCACATTGTTTAACGTGCGAGAAAGGATCACACATTGGAGTATTCCCTGGTCGATCGCCACCAACAGCAAACTACTATGACATGTCTGGTGGGGAGGTGAGTGTTGTGTGGGGTCGAAGACGAACTAATACCAATGAACGTGATTGGAGTGGGGGTGGTCTACCACCGTTGGGGGGCTCTGATGATGATGTCACCATTCCACCCACGCCAGCTGTAATGGTACGcaagaaaaagaagaaagttACACCACAACCCATCAACTTGCCATGTCAATTTCATAATGCTATCTTTAGTCCTGTTAAAGTTTCATATTATGTTCTGGAATGTTTGGGACCAGGTGTTCCAACCAGTCAATTGTATGCGACAGGAATGCCACAACCAAAGTTACTTATGCACTTACAAAATAATACGTACTTGAAg gaaaaactatcaaaaatggCTCAACCACAAATAAAAACGTTCCCTGTACAAATATCTGGTGGGTATCACGCACAAGTACGATTACATTTACCACCAGGTCTACGTGAAGAAGAAATCACTAAGTATCCGTTAGTTGTCCAagt GTATGGTGGTCCAGGAACACAATTAGTAACAGATCGATGGCGTATTGATTGGAATACATATTTAGCAAGTAAAAAAGATTATATAATCGCTCAAATCGATGGTCGTGGTTCTGGTGGTCAAGGCTATGATTTTCTACATGAAGTTTACTACAGATTGGGTACCGTCGAAGTGGCTGATCAATTAGAAGTAACAGA atatttacgTGATTCActtcattttattgatggacGTCGTGTAGCTGTTTGGGGTTGGAGCTATGGTGGTTTTGTTGCTTCATTAGCTTTAGCTAGTTCATTAAATGTCTTCCATTGTGGTATTGCAATTGCACCAGTTACCAATTGGAAATTATatg aTTCAGCATACACAGAACGTTATATGGGTTATCCAAATGTAACAGCTAATTACAAAGGTTATGAAGAAGCTGATGTATCTCAACGTGCTGAACAATTACGTGCacatcaattatatttaattcatgGAAGTGCTGATGATAACGTCCATATACAACAAAGCATGGTCTTGTCACGTGCATTAGCATCACATTCAGCATTATTTAGACAACAA ataTATCCAGATGAAAGTCATAATTTAGGAGGTGTTAAACGTCATCTATATATGAGTATGTCACATTTCTTAGATGATTGTTTTAGAAAACAAGTACCACCAGATATAAAAGCTGGTCTACGTAATGGTGGTGGttatactaattaa
- the LOC123290521 gene encoding dipeptidase 2-like isoform X2 translates to MVLDLTGIPTKVVTQITKLSIAPVILSHVASKSLHAHDTNVDDNVLQDIATKKGLVMITFDKNMLTKNDTPTLTHLFEHFDKIASVVGIQSIGLGSGFGLYEQSINGMNDTSMYPELFDGLYEYKSKYKYENKAIDWHSFDHLKQVAYQNFERILIEVEKIRDSKLNEAPYYKWIPTTDLDAVGKDHKEIETCRTN, encoded by the exons ATGGTCTTGGATTTAACTGGAATACCTACCAAAGTGGTTACACAAATCACTAAGTTGTCGATAGCACCAGTGATTCTATCGCATGTAGCATCCAAATCATTACACGCGCATGACACAAATGTTGATGACAATGTTTTGCAAGATATTGCAACAAAGAAAGGTTTAGTGATGATAACATTTGATAAGAATATGCTTACAAAGAATGACACACCAACCTTAACTCATTTATTTG aaCATTTTGATAAGATTGCATCTGTGGTTGGCATTCAATCCATTGGTTTAGGATCTGGATTTGGACTTTATGAACA atCAATAAATGGAATGAACGATACATCCATGTATCCAGAATTATTTGATGgattatatgaatataaatctaaatataaatatgaaaacaaagcAATTGATTGGCATTCATTTGATCATTTAAAACAAGTTGCTTATCAGAACTTTGAACGAATATTGATTGAAGTTGAAAAG ATCCgtgattcaaaattaaatgaagcTCCTTATTATAAATGGATACCTACAACTGATCTAGATGCGGTTGGAAAAGATCACAAAGAAATTGAAACATGcagaacaaattaa
- the LOC123290521 gene encoding dipeptidase 2-like isoform X1 — MVNFNLSNENGPCGLNRRQWIIGGGLTLITIITIIIIIAVVSNNNNNNNKRTGRSILDDVPLVDGYNNLAQLLRKCAENNLQLISFDTNLTTHPDWNQKCKTFTDLVRIQQGKLWAQVWFASAPCSIQYKDGVAQVLEQIDVLKRLHLEYSDRMQLVTSISDLKNVYSNKKISSFIGIDSGHLIDSRLALLRIFYD; from the exons atggttaattttaatttatcaaatgaaaatgGACCATGTGGTTTAAATC GTCGTCAATGGATCATTGGTGGTGGTCTAACATTAATCactataattacaattataataattattgctgttgtatcaaataataataataataataataaacgtaCAGGACGATCTATATTAGATGATGTACCATTGGTTGATGG ttataataatttagcACAATTATTAAGGAAGTGtgctgaaaataatttacaattaatatcatTTGATACCAATTTAACAACACATCCAGATTGGAATCAGAAATGTAAAACATTCACTGATTTAGTGCGCATACAACAAGGCAAATTATGGGCTcag GTTTGGTTTGCATCAGCGCCATGCTCCATTCAATATAAAGATGGCGTCGCACAGGTTCTAGAACAGATTGatgttttaaaaagattacatTTAGAATATTCAGATCGGATGCAATTGGTGACATCAATATCAG atttaaagaatgtatattcaaataaaaagataagTAGTTTTATTGGTATAGATAGTGGACATCTAATTGATTCTAGATTGGCTCTCTTACGAATCTTCTATGATTAG